The proteins below are encoded in one region of Streptomyces cyanogenus:
- a CDS encoding DUF1345 domain-containing protein encodes MARSRAEASTRHPRHERRGEVRLPAVVATLAAIALYLFLPQRLLVAPRYVLPALECLLLVPLIAINPKRLTRQTKAFRVLSLTLVAVIAVSNLVALVILVHELVYAGVKDGRSLLVAALQVWLTNIIVFGLAYWELDRGGPVSRTQAPRSALPLADFRFSQDENDDAIQEVADGASGTSDWVPTLVDYLYVSVTNSTAFSPTDTMPLSTRAKLLMSIQSVSALFTSLLVIARAVSILH; translated from the coding sequence ATGGCACGTTCGCGTGCGGAGGCGAGCACCAGGCATCCCCGTCACGAACGCAGGGGCGAAGTTCGGCTGCCTGCGGTCGTCGCAACGCTCGCCGCGATCGCCCTGTACCTGTTCCTGCCGCAACGGCTGCTGGTGGCTCCGCGCTACGTGCTGCCCGCCCTGGAGTGCCTGCTGCTCGTTCCGCTGATCGCGATCAACCCCAAGCGTCTGACCCGGCAGACGAAGGCGTTCCGGGTGCTTTCCCTCACGCTCGTGGCGGTCATCGCCGTCAGCAATCTGGTGGCGCTGGTCATCCTGGTCCACGAGCTGGTGTACGCCGGGGTGAAGGACGGCCGGTCCTTGCTGGTGGCGGCGCTGCAGGTGTGGCTCACCAACATCATCGTCTTCGGCCTGGCCTACTGGGAGCTGGACCGCGGCGGCCCGGTCAGCCGCACCCAGGCACCCCGCTCGGCCCTGCCCCTGGCGGATTTCCGCTTTTCGCAAGACGAGAACGACGACGCCATCCAGGAAGTGGCCGACGGCGCCAGCGGCACGTCGGACTGGGTCCCCACCCTCGTGGACTACCTCTACGTGTCCGTCACGAACTCCACGGCGTTCAGCCCGACCGATACGATGCCGCTGTCGACCCGCGCAAAGCTCCTGATGAGTATCCAGAGCGTTTCCGCTCTGTTCACCTCGCTCCTCGTGATCGCCCGGGCCGTCAGCATCCTGCACTGA
- a CDS encoding YhjD/YihY/BrkB family envelope integrity protein gives MPSTPRSSGAPPQSRPRPRRRRAGASRRRGWTHRIAVRARTAHTRAEDRFPIVTRLAERMVSVNIFDSATRLAAESFLTAVPLLFVVAAYAPPPVRHQMVTSLRIVFGLTGAVNSELEHALEPATGDLRQATGVVGGLMVLLSATAMSRAVQRLCKRAWKIPRAGTRIAPWRWLAWIVLWLAALMMQGPLHEGFGAGPWLGIPMTLVGLTGLWWWTQHLLLGGLIGWRPLLPGAVITAAALTALTVTARLYMPRALDRTLAEYGPLGSVFVMLSWLIVVCVAVALSISVGAVVAEEPGLARRLGSPPTLRQGAARP, from the coding sequence ATGCCGAGTACGCCGCGGAGCTCAGGAGCGCCGCCGCAGAGCCGGCCCCGTCCGCGGCGCCGGCGGGCCGGGGCGTCCCGGCGGCGGGGCTGGACCCATCGGATCGCCGTCCGTGCCCGGACCGCGCACACCCGGGCGGAGGACCGGTTCCCGATCGTCACCCGCCTCGCCGAGCGCATGGTGTCGGTGAACATCTTCGACTCCGCCACCCGGCTGGCGGCGGAGTCCTTCCTGACCGCGGTCCCGCTGCTCTTCGTGGTCGCCGCCTACGCCCCGCCTCCGGTACGGCACCAGATGGTCACGTCCCTGCGCATCGTGTTCGGGCTCACGGGCGCGGTGAACAGCGAACTCGAACACGCCCTGGAGCCGGCGACGGGTGATCTGCGGCAGGCCACGGGCGTGGTGGGCGGGCTGATGGTGCTGCTGTCGGCCACCGCGATGAGCAGGGCGGTGCAGCGGCTGTGCAAACGGGCCTGGAAGATCCCCCGGGCGGGCACCAGGATCGCCCCGTGGCGGTGGCTGGCCTGGATCGTGCTGTGGCTGGCGGCCCTGATGATGCAAGGTCCCCTGCACGAGGGGTTCGGTGCCGGGCCCTGGCTGGGCATCCCGATGACCCTGGTGGGCTTGACGGGCCTGTGGTGGTGGACCCAGCACCTGTTGCTCGGCGGCCTGATCGGCTGGAGACCCCTGCTGCCCGGCGCGGTGATCACGGCGGCCGCCCTGACCGCGCTGACCGTGACCGCCCGGCTGTACATGCCGCGGGCGCTCGACCGCACCCTCGCCGAGTACGGCCCCCTGGGTTCGGTCTTCGTGATGCTGTCGTGGCTGATCGTGGTCTGCGTCGCCGTCGCGCTCAGCATCAGCGTGGGCGCGGTCGTGGCCGAAGAACCGGGGCTGGCCCGTCGCCTGGGCAGCCCGCCCACCCTGCGGCAGGGGGCGGCGCGTCCCTGA